A portion of the Paenibacillus sp. PvR098 genome contains these proteins:
- a CDS encoding C40 family peptidase: MNNLISKRWGRLMMSVSLSAALIMTGTLAGPATPVEAVSSSKASSIVSTSKKYMNTPYKFGAKMGQTRTFDCSSFVKTVYAKNGITVPRTSKAQSKAGKFVPKSQLKPGDLVFFYKPISHVGIYIGNGNIIHTYGKPGVTIDNINKGWWKKNYTTARRVS; encoded by the coding sequence ATGAACAACCTAATTTCTAAACGCTGGGGACGTCTTATGATGTCCGTCAGCTTGAGCGCTGCACTGATCATGACCGGAACACTAGCAGGTCCCGCAACTCCCGTCGAAGCTGTGTCTTCATCCAAAGCGAGTAGCATCGTATCTACGAGCAAAAAATATATGAATACACCATATAAGTTTGGTGCGAAAATGGGGCAGACCCGAACCTTCGACTGCTCTTCATTTGTTAAGACTGTATATGCCAAGAACGGCATTACTGTGCCGCGTACTTCGAAAGCACAGTCAAAGGCCGGTAAATTCGTTCCGAAAAGCCAACTCAAGCCGGGTGATCTCGTATTCTTTTACAAGCCGATTAGCCATGTAGGTATTTACATTGGAAATGGTAATATTATACACACCTACGGTAAGCCCGGAGTGACCATCGATAATATTAACAAGGGTTGGTGGAAGAAAAATTATACAACCGCCCGCCGTGTTTCTTAA
- a CDS encoding C40 family peptidase codes for MTNNKRFRKLLTGVSLSLAISFSGSMFITPQSTHAAATTSTSAADNVIATGKQLLGVPYQFGAKKGRTDRFDCSSFTQYVFKQNGMDIPRSSRQQANAGTFVPKDQLQPGDLVFSDTNRDGVINHVSIYMGEGKLLHTYRVGVGVTISNFSGSTWDKTYVTARRVIPNNGKAFAAPTSQADMTPVNPVSKSPSLFKPSESSPFKSSNGDNQQGEN; via the coding sequence ATGACAAACAACAAACGATTTAGGAAATTGCTGACGGGTGTGAGTCTAAGTCTAGCCATCTCTTTTTCCGGTAGCATGTTTATAACTCCTCAGTCTACGCATGCAGCAGCTACAACTAGCACATCCGCTGCCGATAACGTGATTGCAACAGGGAAACAGCTTCTCGGAGTACCATATCAATTCGGTGCAAAAAAGGGAAGAACAGATCGATTTGATTGTTCCTCTTTTACTCAATATGTATTTAAACAAAATGGAATGGACATTCCCCGTTCATCAAGACAGCAAGCCAATGCAGGTACCTTTGTTCCGAAAGATCAGTTGCAGCCTGGAGACTTAGTGTTTTCTGATACCAATCGTGACGGAGTTATTAATCACGTAAGTATTTATATGGGTGAAGGAAAACTGCTTCATACCTATAGAGTCGGAGTTGGAGTAACGATTTCCAATTTTTCAGGCAGCACATGGGACAAGACATACGTGACTGCACGGCGGGTCATTCCCAACAACGGAAAAGCATTTGCCGCTCCCACATCACAAGCTGATATGACACCGGTAAATCCTGTTTCGAAGAGTCCATCCTTATTCAAGCCCAGCGAATCATCTCCGTTTAAATCTTCCAATGGCGATAACCAGCAAGGGGAAAATTAA
- a CDS encoding DMT family transporter: protein MISKPNVHIPLPLLLLVGIVAISFSSIFVRWSNSPVSAIAMYRLVITALIMLPFLWRYRQDIREIGTRDWIGLAWSGLALGLHFLLWMGSLRLTTVASSTAILALEPVIVLIGACLFFHQRTNLLAVLSMLVAITGAILIGYGDWGLTGQALLGDLLSLLGTVAVAIHMLLGKRLLSRIPAFLYSFFVFVFAAAVLALYNLGFGYAFTGYEASEWGIFLLMALVPTLFGHYLFNWLLKFMRPESVSMSVLGEPLGATVLAYLLLGESITWLQTAAGALLLVGVWLFLRSNEKEPTSKLTQSGHARAS, encoded by the coding sequence ATGATATCCAAACCCAATGTACACATTCCTTTGCCACTGCTGCTGCTCGTTGGTATCGTGGCAATTTCTTTTTCGTCTATATTTGTCCGTTGGTCAAATTCTCCAGTATCCGCCATCGCTATGTATCGGCTCGTTATTACGGCTCTAATCATGCTCCCCTTTTTATGGAGATATCGACAGGATATACGTGAGATCGGTACACGCGATTGGATAGGGCTGGCTTGGTCGGGGCTTGCACTCGGGCTTCATTTTTTATTGTGGATGGGCTCACTGAGGCTCACAACCGTGGCTAGCTCTACAGCCATTCTGGCGCTTGAGCCTGTCATTGTCCTCATAGGGGCTTGCCTCTTTTTCCATCAGCGCACGAACCTGCTCGCCGTACTGAGCATGCTTGTCGCGATCACCGGGGCCATCCTGATCGGTTATGGGGATTGGGGACTGACCGGACAAGCACTGCTCGGAGACCTGCTATCGCTGCTTGGTACAGTGGCAGTCGCCATACACATGCTGCTCGGCAAAAGGCTGCTAAGCCGCATTCCCGCCTTTCTTTACAGCTTCTTTGTGTTCGTTTTCGCTGCTGCTGTTCTTGCCTTGTACAATCTAGGATTCGGTTATGCGTTTACGGGCTATGAAGCTAGTGAGTGGGGTATCTTCCTTCTGATGGCGCTAGTGCCCACCTTATTCGGCCATTATTTGTTCAATTGGCTGCTCAAATTTATGCGGCCCGAATCCGTATCCATGAGCGTATTGGGAGAGCCGCTGGGGGCGACCGTGCTTGCTTATCTGCTCCTGGGCGAATCCATTACCTGGCTTCAGACGGCCGCGGGAGCTCTACTGCTGGTGGGTGTTTGGCTATTCCTCCGTTCGAACGAAAAGGAGCCGACTTCGAAGCTAACGCAATCCGGGCATGCTCGGGCTTCTTAG
- a CDS encoding response regulator transcription factor, whose amino-acid sequence MADSILIIEDEEHISRVLRLELEHEGYQVGTAFDGKEGVRLALENPWSLILLDVMLPEWNGLEVLRRIRQVDDSVPVILLTARDATPDIVGGFEQGANDYVTKPFAIEELLARIRNLIQITVRAKPLGNILEADDLQVDLIARKVTRSGNTIELTPKEFDLLQYLIEHKEHVLSRDQILSDVWGYDFVGDTNIVDVYIRYLRQKIDKGYQPKLIRTARGIGYELTVPET is encoded by the coding sequence ATGGCCGATTCCATTCTTATTATTGAAGATGAAGAGCATATATCACGGGTATTGAGACTGGAGTTAGAGCATGAGGGGTACCAAGTCGGCACTGCATTTGATGGCAAAGAAGGAGTACGACTGGCTTTAGAAAATCCTTGGAGCTTGATCCTTCTGGATGTGATGCTTCCGGAGTGGAACGGGCTTGAGGTGCTTCGACGTATCCGTCAGGTGGATGACAGTGTTCCTGTTATTTTATTGACTGCCAGAGATGCCACACCGGATATCGTCGGTGGTTTTGAGCAAGGCGCTAACGATTATGTAACCAAACCGTTCGCTATTGAAGAACTGCTTGCTCGAATCCGAAATCTCATTCAAATCACAGTACGGGCAAAACCTTTGGGTAATATACTGGAAGCGGATGATTTGCAGGTAGACCTGATCGCGCGTAAGGTGACGCGCAGCGGTAACACGATTGAACTTACACCTAAAGAATTTGACCTTCTTCAATATTTGATTGAGCACAAAGAACATGTGCTGAGCCGGGATCAAATTTTGTCCGATGTCTGGGGCTACGATTTTGTCGGAGACACAAACATTGTAGACGTATATATCCGCTATTTGCGTCAAAAAATTGATAAAGGCTATCAACCCAAGCTGATTCGAACAGCGCGAGGCATCGGATACGAATTAACGGTACCTGAGACATGA
- a CDS encoding HAMP domain-containing sensor histidine kinase: protein MSLRTRLILLTGTWILLIVLFFNFFIYFYILKKTTDTEVELLWNKAQIVLRNPEMKLPENWSNPDILKEFQDPNSLIRIISPNGFIAGQIVTNDQLAAHPPVYRTDYHFTVVNDLDVRLLFIQVPIVEDGVQIGLLELGKALDVIGDFMEVLATGLMVTTVSVLLFSLVGGVFYTRVIVRPIRKLLETMNTVRSKGQFIQLSPQFTTNHDELGRLGKTFNQMILSLQENDLKQKQFVSDASHELRTPLTVIESYTSLLQRWGGEDPTLRQEALDAIHSETVRLKGLIDSLLHMAVIERHPETQLRNINLRTLIDTTAEQMSLAFKREIRMESASSELYCMADEEKIKQLLIILLDNAIKYSKEPVSVLCKEETDYVILQVKDEGIGVPRRELSQLFERFYRVDKARRRGTGGSGLGLAIAKRIVEQHRGTIRLDSDEGKGMTVTVGLPKKETEAFYEGNMREFS, encoded by the coding sequence ATGAGTCTTCGTACGAGATTGATTTTGTTGACCGGGACTTGGATATTGCTTATCGTGTTGTTTTTTAATTTCTTTATATATTTCTATATTCTCAAGAAAACAACAGATACCGAGGTGGAGCTTCTTTGGAACAAGGCGCAGATTGTTCTCCGTAATCCCGAAATGAAATTACCCGAAAATTGGTCAAACCCGGATATACTTAAAGAGTTTCAAGACCCCAATTCACTCATTCGAATTATCTCTCCCAATGGTTTCATAGCTGGTCAAATCGTTACCAATGATCAACTTGCTGCCCACCCGCCGGTATATCGAACAGATTACCACTTCACTGTTGTAAACGACCTTGATGTCCGACTGTTGTTTATACAAGTACCCATTGTAGAGGATGGTGTTCAAATCGGGCTGCTAGAATTGGGGAAGGCACTGGACGTCATAGGAGATTTTATGGAAGTGTTGGCAACCGGGCTCATGGTTACAACCGTTAGCGTCCTCCTGTTTTCACTTGTGGGAGGGGTATTTTATACCCGAGTCATCGTACGACCGATCCGGAAGTTGCTCGAGACGATGAACACCGTTCGCAGCAAAGGACAATTCATTCAACTGAGTCCACAATTTACAACAAACCATGATGAGCTTGGGAGACTTGGTAAAACGTTCAATCAGATGATCCTTAGTCTACAAGAAAACGACCTTAAGCAAAAACAATTTGTATCAGATGCATCCCATGAGTTGAGAACACCATTAACTGTCATTGAAAGCTATACTTCTCTACTTCAGCGGTGGGGGGGAGAAGATCCGACCCTTCGACAAGAAGCGTTAGACGCCATTCATTCAGAAACAGTTCGTCTAAAAGGTCTGATCGACTCCCTGCTGCATATGGCAGTGATAGAACGTCATCCTGAGACACAGCTGCGAAATATCAATCTGAGGACCTTAATCGATACGACTGCAGAGCAAATGAGCCTCGCGTTCAAACGGGAAATTAGAATGGAATCAGCCTCATCAGAGCTTTATTGTATGGCGGATGAGGAAAAAATCAAACAGCTGCTGATTATTCTTTTGGACAATGCAATTAAATATAGTAAAGAGCCCGTGTCTGTTCTGTGTAAAGAAGAAACCGATTACGTTATATTACAAGTGAAGGATGAAGGAATTGGAGTTCCGCGGCGGGAGCTATCGCAGCTATTTGAGCGTTTTTACCGTGTGGATAAAGCGAGAAGACGAGGTACTGGAGGATCGGGTCTGGGGCTGGCCATCGCCAAACGGATTGTAGAGCAGCACCGGGGTACGATTCGGTTGGACAGTGACGAAGGGAAGGGGATGACAGTCACCGTAGGCTTGCCAAAGAAGGAAACGGAAGCGTTTTATGAGGGGAACATGAGAGAATTCTCATGA